A part of Spiribacter vilamensis genomic DNA contains:
- a CDS encoding HlyC/CorC family transporter, with the protein MDVIPLPFLFGMLGVLIVLSGAFSSSETALMTLNRYRLRHLSRQGHRGAQRAERLLARPDRLIGIILLGNNFVNIAASSIATLIALRLGGQGALAAATGLLTLTILIFAEVAPKTLAALRPERVAFPAAIVLGPLLKLLYPLVWLTNMVANTLLRILGVSPTEGGQTALSREELRTVVNETGAMIPRRHQRMLLGILDLDQATVDDIMVPRNEVVGIDLNDDWGRITEQIAGSEYTRLPVFDGGVDTIRGVLHIRRVLTAMLDGALTRERLLEHVRDPYFIPEGTPLHQQMLNFQAERRRIGLIVDEYGEFHGLVTLEDILEEIVGEFTTDPAEAIRDIHRQSDGSYLAAGSASVRELKRLLGWELPAEGPKTLNGLILEHLETIPEPGISLLIDGHPVTVLQAEENRVKVARLERRVYPRNRPAGMEN; encoded by the coding sequence TTGGACGTTATCCCCCTCCCCTTCCTGTTCGGAATGCTGGGCGTGCTCATCGTCCTTTCCGGCGCGTTTTCAAGTTCGGAAACCGCGTTGATGACCCTCAACCGCTACCGACTGCGCCACCTGTCCCGCCAGGGCCATCGAGGGGCGCAGCGGGCGGAACGGCTACTGGCACGCCCGGATCGACTGATCGGGATCATTCTTCTGGGCAACAACTTCGTCAACATCGCCGCCTCTTCAATCGCAACGCTTATCGCCCTTCGGCTGGGAGGACAGGGGGCGCTGGCAGCGGCAACCGGACTCCTTACGCTGACCATCCTGATCTTCGCAGAGGTGGCGCCGAAAACGCTGGCGGCGCTGCGGCCGGAACGCGTGGCCTTCCCCGCGGCCATCGTCCTCGGACCACTGCTCAAACTCCTCTACCCGCTCGTGTGGCTTACCAATATGGTCGCCAACACGCTGCTGCGTATTCTGGGCGTCAGCCCCACCGAAGGCGGTCAGACGGCCCTCAGTCGCGAAGAGCTCCGAACCGTGGTCAATGAGACCGGGGCCATGATCCCGCGTCGCCACCAGCGCATGCTGCTTGGCATCCTCGACCTGGACCAGGCGACGGTCGACGACATCATGGTGCCGCGCAACGAGGTGGTCGGCATCGACCTTAACGATGACTGGGGTCGGATCACCGAGCAGATCGCCGGCTCGGAGTACACGCGATTACCGGTCTTCGACGGCGGCGTGGATACGATTCGGGGCGTGCTTCATATCCGCCGCGTACTCACCGCCATGCTTGATGGCGCCCTGACCCGGGAGCGCCTTCTCGAGCATGTGCGCGATCCGTATTTCATCCCCGAAGGAACGCCACTGCACCAGCAGATGCTGAACTTCCAGGCGGAGCGGCGCCGGATCGGCCTGATCGTGGACGAGTACGGCGAGTTCCATGGCCTGGTTACCCTGGAGGACATCCTCGAGGAAATCGTGGGCGAGTTCACCACCGACCCTGCCGAGGCGATCCGCGACATACACCGTCAATCCGACGGCAGCTACCTCGCCGCCGGCAGTGCCAGTGTGCGGGAGCTGAAACGTCTACTGGGCTGGGAGTTGCCGGCGGAAGGGCCAAAGACCCTGAACGGGCTGATCCTCGAGCATCTCGAAACCATTCCCGAACCCGGCATCAGCCTGCTTATCGACGGCCACCCGGTCACCGTTCTCCAGGCAGAGGAAAACCGCGTGAAGGTGGCAAGGCTGGAACGTCGCGTCTATCCCCGGAATCGACCGGCGGGGATGGAAAACTAG
- a CDS encoding cytochrome C assembly family protein, with protein MAEIGAQMILSLTTWIAFAFYALAVAVLLAALRGRLAMQRAEPLALGLAAAAALIHGAHLWFALWTPAGIDLSLFNAVSLLGWLMALMLVVAAVRQPLHSLGLVVYPFAALALILAQALGVPTATTVPVGASVDIHVITSVVAYAILGLASAQALLLAWQEGALRRRRAGPILGFLPPLQGMEALLFQLVASGFVMLSVALISGWLFVDNLFAQDLVHKTVISMTGWLVFAGLLVGRSLAGWRGRTAIRWTLWGFALLAVAYFGSKIVLELILGKAA; from the coding sequence ATGGCAGAAATCGGCGCGCAGATGATCCTTTCCCTGACTACCTGGATCGCGTTCGCGTTCTACGCGCTCGCGGTGGCGGTGCTACTCGCGGCACTGCGTGGACGCCTTGCCATGCAGCGGGCCGAGCCACTCGCGCTGGGCCTCGCGGCAGCAGCGGCACTGATCCATGGCGCGCATCTATGGTTTGCGCTCTGGACGCCGGCCGGCATTGATCTGTCACTGTTCAATGCGGTTTCGCTGCTCGGCTGGCTGATGGCGCTGATGCTGGTTGTCGCCGCCGTTCGTCAGCCACTCCATAGTCTGGGACTGGTTGTCTATCCGTTCGCCGCCCTGGCTCTCATCCTGGCACAGGCGCTCGGAGTTCCCACCGCGACAACGGTGCCGGTGGGGGCCTCCGTCGACATACACGTCATCACATCGGTGGTGGCGTACGCCATTCTCGGACTCGCCAGTGCCCAGGCACTGCTCCTCGCATGGCAGGAGGGCGCTCTGCGGCGACGTCGGGCGGGCCCCATTCTCGGGTTCCTCCCGCCGCTCCAGGGCATGGAGGCCCTGCTTTTCCAGCTCGTCGCGAGTGGTTTTGTCATGCTGTCCGTCGCACTCATCAGCGGATGGCTGTTCGTCGACAACCTGTTCGCGCAGGATCTCGTCCACAAGACCGTCATTTCGATGACCGGGTGGCTTGTTTTCGCAGGACTGCTGGTGGGCCGCAGTCTCGCCGGGTGGCGGGGGCGCACCGCGATCCGCTGGACACTGTGGGGCTTTGCGCTGCTGGCAGTCGCCTACTTCGGCAGCAAAATCGTACTTGAACTGATCCTCGGTAAGGCGGCGTAA
- the ffh gene encoding signal recognition particle protein, producing MFDNLSDRLEAIGKRIKGKGRLTEDNIQETLREVRMALLEADVALPVVKTFVANVRERALGTEITRSLSPGQAFVKIVHDQLVQVMGEQNDALNLNTRPPAVVMVAGLQGSGKTTSIAKLGRLLREREKKKVLAVSVDVYRPAAIDQLQRLSDEVSIGFHPTDANADPVAAVQAAYDQARTGYYDVLLVDTAGRMHIDGEMMDEVRRVHEAVSPIETLFVVDSMTGQDAANTARAFDEALPLTGVILTKADGDARGGAALSIREITGKPIKFLGIGEKTDALEPFHPDRMASRILGMGDVLSLVEEAERKVDRQQAERMAGKLKKGKGFDLEDMRSQLQQVTQMGGMNGVMEKLPGMGQLSEQASQQMDDSQIRRQIAIISAMTPGERQRPDVINGSRKRRIARGSGLQVQDINRLLKQHKQMQKMMKQFKNGGMKKMMRQMGGGNGMPPGGGMPPGGGLPPGLGGR from the coding sequence ATGTTTGATAATCTGAGTGATCGCCTCGAGGCGATTGGCAAGCGCATCAAGGGCAAGGGCCGACTCACCGAGGACAACATCCAGGAGACGCTGCGCGAGGTACGCATGGCGCTGCTGGAGGCGGACGTGGCTCTGCCGGTTGTCAAGACTTTCGTGGCCAATGTTCGCGAGCGGGCGCTTGGCACCGAGATCACCCGCAGCCTCTCCCCGGGGCAGGCTTTCGTCAAGATCGTGCACGACCAGCTTGTGCAGGTGATGGGCGAGCAGAATGATGCGCTCAACCTCAATACACGCCCACCGGCCGTCGTGATGGTTGCCGGCCTGCAGGGTTCGGGCAAGACCACCAGCATCGCGAAGCTCGGCCGTCTGCTGCGGGAACGTGAGAAGAAGAAGGTGCTGGCGGTCTCGGTCGACGTCTACCGGCCGGCGGCGATTGACCAGCTGCAACGTCTCAGCGATGAGGTGTCAATCGGCTTCCACCCCACCGACGCCAACGCCGATCCGGTGGCGGCGGTCCAGGCCGCCTACGATCAGGCGCGCACGGGATATTACGATGTATTGCTCGTAGACACTGCCGGGCGGATGCACATCGATGGCGAGATGATGGACGAGGTCCGCCGTGTGCACGAGGCGGTGAGCCCCATCGAAACCCTGTTCGTGGTCGACAGTATGACCGGTCAGGATGCTGCCAACACCGCGCGGGCATTCGACGAGGCGTTACCGTTGACGGGTGTCATTCTGACCAAGGCGGATGGCGACGCCCGTGGCGGCGCAGCGCTGTCGATCCGCGAGATCACCGGTAAACCCATCAAGTTCCTCGGCATCGGCGAGAAGACGGACGCGCTGGAGCCTTTCCATCCCGATCGTATGGCCTCACGCATTCTCGGCATGGGTGACGTGCTCTCTCTGGTCGAGGAGGCCGAACGCAAGGTTGACCGCCAGCAGGCGGAGCGCATGGCCGGCAAGCTGAAAAAGGGCAAGGGCTTCGACCTCGAAGACATGCGCAGCCAGCTACAACAGGTCACCCAGATGGGTGGCATGAACGGCGTCATGGAAAAGCTCCCCGGCATGGGCCAGCTGAGCGAGCAGGCCAGTCAGCAGATGGACGACAGCCAGATCCGGCGCCAGATAGCCATTATCAGCGCCATGACGCCCGGTGAGCGGCAGCGCCCGGATGTCATCAACGGCTCGCGTAAACGCCGTATCGCTCGCGGTTCCGGGCTGCAGGTCCAGGACATCAATCGTTTGCTCAAGCAGCACAAGCAAATGCAGAAAATGATGAAGCAGTTCAAGAACGGTGGCATGAAAAAAATGATGCGCCAGATGGGCGGTGGCAATGGTATGCCACCGGGTGGAGGAATGCCGCCCGGGGGTGGTCTGCCGCCGGGACTTGGCGGGCGCTGA
- the rpsP gene encoding 30S ribosomal protein S16 gives MVTIRLARAGAKKRPFYHVVVTDSRNGRDGSFIERLGFLNPVARGQEISYKLDLERAEQWISQGAQPSERARQLIRQARRGAAEGAESA, from the coding sequence ATGGTTACGATTCGTCTGGCGCGTGCTGGCGCCAAAAAGCGTCCTTTCTATCATGTCGTTGTTACCGACAGCCGGAACGGCCGCGATGGTAGTTTTATCGAGCGGCTCGGGTTCCTGAATCCGGTGGCCCGTGGACAGGAAATCTCCTACAAGCTGGATCTGGAGCGCGCCGAGCAGTGGATCTCGCAGGGTGCTCAGCCGTCCGAGCGTGCACGGCAGTTGATCCGCCAGGCACGCCGTGGAGCGGCCGAGGGTGCCGAGAGCGCCTGA
- the rimM gene encoding ribosome maturation factor RimM (Essential for efficient processing of 16S rRNA): protein MPRAPEPATAQAGVALSDSHVLMGEIAGVRGVNGELKVHSWTRPRENILDYPVWTLRRGDEVCDWTLADGGWRGKNLVARFDGIADREAARALLGSHVMVARALMPEAGPEAFYWFELQGLAVETLGGINLGVVSGLIETGANDVLVVRGERERLIPYTPGVHVQSVELDAGRMRVDWDPEF from the coding sequence GTGCCGAGAGCGCCTGAACCGGCAACCGCACAGGCGGGCGTGGCGCTCAGTGACTCCCATGTCCTGATGGGAGAGATTGCCGGTGTCAGGGGCGTCAACGGTGAGTTGAAAGTGCACTCCTGGACGCGCCCACGCGAGAACATACTCGATTATCCGGTCTGGACCCTCCGCCGAGGCGATGAAGTTTGTGACTGGACGCTTGCTGACGGTGGATGGCGAGGCAAGAACCTTGTTGCGCGCTTCGATGGTATAGCCGATCGGGAGGCGGCGCGGGCACTGCTTGGAAGCCATGTCATGGTAGCGAGGGCATTGATGCCCGAAGCCGGCCCGGAGGCGTTTTACTGGTTCGAGCTCCAGGGGCTTGCGGTCGAAACACTCGGTGGCATTAATCTGGGTGTCGTGTCCGGACTGATCGAGACCGGTGCAAACGATGTGCTGGTGGTTCGCGGCGAGCGAGAGCGACTGATCCCCTATACGCCGGGTGTGCATGTGCAGTCGGTCGAGCTCGATGCCGGGCGGATGCGAGTGGACTGGGATCCGGAGTTCTGA